TCCACTCTCTGTTTATGGGTCTTGGAGGCCTTCTTCAGGATCCTCTCCATTTGCTGAGGGAGGACACAAGAGAGGCCGTTACCTGCCGCACTCGCGGCCCCCTCGGGCTCGCCCGGTGCTGTCAAGCCCCCGCCCGAGCCGCCGGGCCGGGTCTGGCCCCCGGGCGGGGCGGCCCTACCCGCTTCTCCTGCATCTTCTCGTAGGCCACCTGCGCCGGGGTGCGCTTGTCCAGGCCGcgcttcttctcctcctcctgcttcttgcTGCTCACGATCTGCTCCAGCATCTGCCCCTTCTCCTTcgccttcttcttcttcctgcGGGCAGAGGGCGGTCAGCGCCGAGCCCCgggtcccccccccgccaccacgcCGCTCTCCCGCCGCCCCTCACCGCTTGCCGGCGCCCAGGGCGGCGCCGCTGCCCTTCAGCCGCAGCGGCCCGCGCTGCACCGCCTCGTAGTCCGCCAtgggccgcgcgccgccgccgcgcccgcactgcggcgccccctggcggccgccgccgccgcgcgcagccgcgTTGCCGCGGCaacggcggcgcgggcgggccggGCGCGAGCGGCGTCGCCCCCCTTTCCGTGAGGGGAAAAACCGTTAAGAGACGCCGTgagcgcgcggcgcgggggccccggcgAGGCGCCCAGTTAACACTCCCGCTCCCCCTTTCTTCCACGCCGAACGGACCGATTCTGAAGAATTTTT
This is a stretch of genomic DNA from Apteryx mantelli isolate bAptMan1 chromosome 30, bAptMan1.hap1, whole genome shotgun sequence. It encodes these proteins:
- the FAM32A gene encoding protein FAM32A, with the protein product MADYEAVQRGPLRLKGSGAALGAGKRKKKKAKEKGQMLEQIVSSKKQEEEKKRGLDKRTPAQVAYEKMQEKRQMERILKKASKTHKQRVEDFNRHLDTLTEHYDIPKVSWTK